A single genomic interval of Xiphophorus couchianus chromosome 2, X_couchianus-1.0, whole genome shotgun sequence harbors:
- the fgd4a gene encoding FYVE, RhoGEF and PH domain-containing protein 4a isoform X5 has protein sequence MKRRRKYKFWSRKERKGKTPCYQTRSPDDEACIAVKIDQSRALGCSSPRKASGGSPILQECLNRAIGGAADRRRGGVNGRVPGSRTLLRSKPQVPPKPEHLLSPVSPLQPPLGSVQKSPLRFIMEDGGGKPTTTPRDRVKPSKVSDLISRFEENRSADNKRDGSALKQTSKVSSSSSALRVCQLTDISKIQEKFSSPAAAAQDAKRPAANGVLAQMEQDKETEEETHHSVRTEITELVNGDLERPDEVDDHSASQHSDRTGAENEGREKTTETQQKSEEGHSEQKETNEQKLFKIASELLHTEKAYVARLNLLDQVFCTKMMEEANKGTFPLDVVKNIFSNITSIHAFHSQFLLPDLEKRMGEWASTPRIGDILQKLTPFLKMYAEYVKNFDKAMELLKQWTDRSPPFKAIIQEIQSQEICGSLTLQHHMLEPVQRVPRYEMLLKDYLKKLPQNDPDRSDAEKSLEIIATAATHSNSAIRKSENLKKLMEIYEMLGEEEDIVHPSNEFIKEGHIMKLAARNTSTMDRYLFLFNNMLLYCVPKFSLGGPKYTVRTRIGIDGMKVVETSNEDHPHTFQVSGKERMLELQAGSEQDKAGWIKAFRETIDIFQQKNESFKNALKDVEEVSKAELGKRAPRWIRDNEVTMCMKCREPFNAITRRRHHCRACGYVVCWKCSDNKAHLEYDNYKVNKVCKDCYSILTGEGVTEGRRKGILEIEAAQFTDSSIMSGFLQHSEKGGKLWQRVWCVIPEKECLVLYLYGAPQDVKALCTIPLLGYTVEDADTPASFRLSQSKFVHTFAAESEELKQRWLKVIRAAVTGEMPARPETNGGENSGAQEANPDDT, from the exons CTCTAGGCTGCAGCTCGCCGAGGAAAGCCAGCGGCGGCTCGCCCATCCTGCAGGAGTGTCTGAATCGGGCGATTGGGGGGGCAGCTGACAGGAGGAGGGGAGGGGTCAATGGAAGAGTACCTGGAAGCAGGACTCTGCTACGGTCTAAACCACAAG tGCCGCCAAAGCCGGAGCACCTGCTGAGTCCAGTGTCTCCTCTGCAGCCGCCACTGGGCAGCGTCCAGAAATCCCCGCTGAGATTCATCATGGAGGACGGAGGAGGAAAGCCGACCACCACGCCGCGCGACAGGGTCAAACCGTCCAAGGTGTCGGACCTGATCAGCCGCTTTGAGGAGAACCG CAGCGCAGACAACAAGAGAGACGGCTCGGCGCTCAAACAGACCAGCAAGGTGTCCAGCTCCAGCTCGGCTCTCCGCGTCTGCCAGCTGACCGACATCAGCAAGATTCAGGAGAAGTTCTCGTCCCCGGCAGCCGCGGCGCAGGATGCCAAGAGGCCAGCGGCCAACGGGGTGCTAGCACAGATGGAGCAGGACAAGGAGACGGAGGAGGAGACGCACCACAGCGTGAGGACAGAGATTACTGAGCTTGTAAACGGAGATTTGGAAAGACCAGATGAGGTGGACGATCATTCAGCTTCACAGCACTCGGACAGGACCGGTGCTGAGAATGAGGGCAgggagaaaacaacagaaactcaGCAGAAGAGTGAAGAGGGACACTCTGAGCAAAAG GAGACGAACGAGCAGAAGCTGTTTAAGATCGCCAGCGAGCTGCTGCACACGGAGAAGGCGTACGTGGCCCGACTCAACCTGCTGGACCAG GTGTTCTGCACCAAGATGATGGAGGAGGCGAATAAAGGCACTTTCCCTCTGGATGTGGTGAAGAACATCTTCTCCAACATCACCTCCATCCACGCCTTCCACAGCCAGTTTCTGCTTCCTGATCTGGAGAAACGCATGGGGGAATG GGCGTCCACACCGCGGATCGGCGACATCCTGCAGAAACTCACCCCCTTCCTCAAAATGTACGCTGAGTACGTGAAGAACTTTGACAAGGCCATGGAGCTGCTGAAGCAGTGGACCGACCGCTCGCCGCCGTTCAAGGCCATCATTCAGGAGATCCAG AGTCAGGAGATCTGCGGCAGCCTGACGCTGCAGCATCACATGCTGGAGCCGGTGCAGAGAGTTCCCCGATACGAGATGCTGCTGAAGGATTACCTGAAGAAACTTCCTCAGAACGACCCGGACCGCAGCGACGCAGAAA aatcATTAGAAATCATCGCCACAGCAGCCACCCACTCCAACAGCGCCATTAGGAAATCT GAAAACCTGAAGAAGCTGATGGAGATTTACGAGATGCTGGGTGAAGAGGAGGACATCGTTCATCCGTCCAACGAATTCATCAAGGAGGGCCACATCATGAAGCTGGCCGCCAGGAACACCTCCACCATGGACAGATACCTGTTCCTG TTCAACAACATGCTGTTGTACTGCGTGCCTAAATTCAGCCTGGGTGGACCCAAATACACGGTGCGGACCCGGATCGGGATCGACGGCATGAAGGTTGTGGAAACGAGCAACGAGGATCATCCTCACACCTTCCAGGTGTCGGGCAAAGAACGGATGTTGGAGCTCCAGGCCGG CTCAGAGCAAGACAAGGCGGGATGGATCAAG GCTTTCCGGGAGACCATCGATATCTTCCAGCAGAAGAACGAGTCATTCAAGAACGCTCTGAAGGACGTGGAGGAAGTTTCG aaagCTGAGCTGGGGAAGCGGGCGCCTCGCTGGATTCGTGACAATGAAGTGACGATGTGCATGAAGTGCAGGGAGCCTTTCAACGCCATCACACGGCGGCGGCATCACTGCAGAGCCTGCGGTTAT GTGGTTTGCTGGAAATGCTCAGACAACAAGGCACACCTTGAATACGACAACTACAAGGTGAACAAAGTCTGCAAAGACTGCTACTCCATCCTGACAGGAGAAGGGGTCACCGAGGGCCGAAGGAAGGGCATCCTGGAG ATCGAGGCGGCTCAGTTCACAGACAGCAGCATCATGTCAGGCTTCCTGCAGCACTCTGAGAAAGGAGGCAAGCTGTGGCAGCGGGTCTGGTGTGTGATCCCAGAGAAAGAGTGTCTGGTGCTCTACCTGTACGGAGCCCCACAg GACGTGAAGGCCCTGTGCACCATCCCGCTGCTGGGCTACACGGTGGAGGACGCCGACACGCCGGCCAGCTTCCGCCTGTCCCAGTCCAAGTTTGTCCACACCTTTGCTGCTGAGAGCGAGGAGCTGAAGCAGCGCTGGCTGAAGGTCATCCGAGCGGCGGTGACCGGAGAGATGCCGGCGCGGCCCGAAACCAACGGCGGCGAGAACAGCGGCGCGCAGGAAGCTAATCCTGACGACACCTAG
- the fgd4a gene encoding FYVE, RhoGEF and PH domain-containing protein 4a isoform X3, giving the protein MKRRRKYKFWSRKGKNSKMCLLCCYERKGKTPCYQTRSPDDEACIAVKIDQSRALGCSSPRKASGGSPILQECLNRAIGGAADRRRGGVNGRVPGSRTLLRSKPQVPPKPEHLLSPVSPLQPPLGSVQKSPLRFIMEDGGGKPTTTPRDRVKPSKVSDLISRFEENRSADNKRDGSALKQTSKVSSSSSALRVCQLTDISKIQEKFSSPAAAAQDAKRPAANGVLAQMEQDKETEEETHHSVRTEITELVNGDLERPDEVDDHSASQHSDRTGAENEGREKTTETQQKSEEGHSEQKETNEQKLFKIASELLHTEKAYVARLNLLDQVFCTKMMEEANKGTFPLDVVKNIFSNITSIHAFHSQFLLPDLEKRMGEWASTPRIGDILQKLTPFLKMYAEYVKNFDKAMELLKQWTDRSPPFKAIIQEIQSQEICGSLTLQHHMLEPVQRVPRYEMLLKDYLKKLPQNDPDRSDAEKSLEIIATAATHSNSAIRKSENLKKLMEIYEMLGEEEDIVHPSNEFIKEGHIMKLAARNTSTMDRYLFLFNNMLLYCVPKFSLGGPKYTVRTRIGIDGMKVVETSNEDHPHTFQVSGKERMLELQAGSEQDKAGWIKAFRETIDIFQQKNESFKNALKDVEEVSKAELGKRAPRWIRDNEVTMCMKCREPFNAITRRRHHCRACGYVVCWKCSDNKAHLEYDNYKVNKVCKDCYSILTGEGVTEGRRKGILEIEAAQFTDSSIMSGFLQHSEKGGKLWQRVWCVIPEKECLVLYLYGAPQDVKALCTIPLLGYTVEDADTPASFRLSQSKFVHTFAAESEELKQRWLKVIRAAVTGEMPARPETNGGENSGAQEANPDDT; this is encoded by the exons CTCTAGGCTGCAGCTCGCCGAGGAAAGCCAGCGGCGGCTCGCCCATCCTGCAGGAGTGTCTGAATCGGGCGATTGGGGGGGCAGCTGACAGGAGGAGGGGAGGGGTCAATGGAAGAGTACCTGGAAGCAGGACTCTGCTACGGTCTAAACCACAAG tGCCGCCAAAGCCGGAGCACCTGCTGAGTCCAGTGTCTCCTCTGCAGCCGCCACTGGGCAGCGTCCAGAAATCCCCGCTGAGATTCATCATGGAGGACGGAGGAGGAAAGCCGACCACCACGCCGCGCGACAGGGTCAAACCGTCCAAGGTGTCGGACCTGATCAGCCGCTTTGAGGAGAACCG CAGCGCAGACAACAAGAGAGACGGCTCGGCGCTCAAACAGACCAGCAAGGTGTCCAGCTCCAGCTCGGCTCTCCGCGTCTGCCAGCTGACCGACATCAGCAAGATTCAGGAGAAGTTCTCGTCCCCGGCAGCCGCGGCGCAGGATGCCAAGAGGCCAGCGGCCAACGGGGTGCTAGCACAGATGGAGCAGGACAAGGAGACGGAGGAGGAGACGCACCACAGCGTGAGGACAGAGATTACTGAGCTTGTAAACGGAGATTTGGAAAGACCAGATGAGGTGGACGATCATTCAGCTTCACAGCACTCGGACAGGACCGGTGCTGAGAATGAGGGCAgggagaaaacaacagaaactcaGCAGAAGAGTGAAGAGGGACACTCTGAGCAAAAG GAGACGAACGAGCAGAAGCTGTTTAAGATCGCCAGCGAGCTGCTGCACACGGAGAAGGCGTACGTGGCCCGACTCAACCTGCTGGACCAG GTGTTCTGCACCAAGATGATGGAGGAGGCGAATAAAGGCACTTTCCCTCTGGATGTGGTGAAGAACATCTTCTCCAACATCACCTCCATCCACGCCTTCCACAGCCAGTTTCTGCTTCCTGATCTGGAGAAACGCATGGGGGAATG GGCGTCCACACCGCGGATCGGCGACATCCTGCAGAAACTCACCCCCTTCCTCAAAATGTACGCTGAGTACGTGAAGAACTTTGACAAGGCCATGGAGCTGCTGAAGCAGTGGACCGACCGCTCGCCGCCGTTCAAGGCCATCATTCAGGAGATCCAG AGTCAGGAGATCTGCGGCAGCCTGACGCTGCAGCATCACATGCTGGAGCCGGTGCAGAGAGTTCCCCGATACGAGATGCTGCTGAAGGATTACCTGAAGAAACTTCCTCAGAACGACCCGGACCGCAGCGACGCAGAAA aatcATTAGAAATCATCGCCACAGCAGCCACCCACTCCAACAGCGCCATTAGGAAATCT GAAAACCTGAAGAAGCTGATGGAGATTTACGAGATGCTGGGTGAAGAGGAGGACATCGTTCATCCGTCCAACGAATTCATCAAGGAGGGCCACATCATGAAGCTGGCCGCCAGGAACACCTCCACCATGGACAGATACCTGTTCCTG TTCAACAACATGCTGTTGTACTGCGTGCCTAAATTCAGCCTGGGTGGACCCAAATACACGGTGCGGACCCGGATCGGGATCGACGGCATGAAGGTTGTGGAAACGAGCAACGAGGATCATCCTCACACCTTCCAGGTGTCGGGCAAAGAACGGATGTTGGAGCTCCAGGCCGG CTCAGAGCAAGACAAGGCGGGATGGATCAAG GCTTTCCGGGAGACCATCGATATCTTCCAGCAGAAGAACGAGTCATTCAAGAACGCTCTGAAGGACGTGGAGGAAGTTTCG aaagCTGAGCTGGGGAAGCGGGCGCCTCGCTGGATTCGTGACAATGAAGTGACGATGTGCATGAAGTGCAGGGAGCCTTTCAACGCCATCACACGGCGGCGGCATCACTGCAGAGCCTGCGGTTAT GTGGTTTGCTGGAAATGCTCAGACAACAAGGCACACCTTGAATACGACAACTACAAGGTGAACAAAGTCTGCAAAGACTGCTACTCCATCCTGACAGGAGAAGGGGTCACCGAGGGCCGAAGGAAGGGCATCCTGGAG ATCGAGGCGGCTCAGTTCACAGACAGCAGCATCATGTCAGGCTTCCTGCAGCACTCTGAGAAAGGAGGCAAGCTGTGGCAGCGGGTCTGGTGTGTGATCCCAGAGAAAGAGTGTCTGGTGCTCTACCTGTACGGAGCCCCACAg GACGTGAAGGCCCTGTGCACCATCCCGCTGCTGGGCTACACGGTGGAGGACGCCGACACGCCGGCCAGCTTCCGCCTGTCCCAGTCCAAGTTTGTCCACACCTTTGCTGCTGAGAGCGAGGAGCTGAAGCAGCGCTGGCTGAAGGTCATCCGAGCGGCGGTGACCGGAGAGATGCCGGCGCGGCCCGAAACCAACGGCGGCGAGAACAGCGGCGCGCAGGAAGCTAATCCTGACGACACCTAG